A stretch of Henckelia pumila isolate YLH828 chromosome 4, ASM3356847v2, whole genome shotgun sequence DNA encodes these proteins:
- the LOC140860243 gene encoding kinesin-like protein KIN-7O isoform X1 — MQTELCPGLDKMMRKMDRIHVSVRARPLSPEDVKTSPWRISENSIFIPSQQSKFEFDRIFGEESKTEDVYKAQTRDIVAAAVKGFNGTVFAYGQTSSGKTHTMRGSNSEPGVIPLSVHELFHIIQQDMDREFLLRMSYMEIYNEEINDLLAPEHRKLQIHESIERGIFVAGLREEIVASAEHVLELMEFGESHRHIGETNMNVYSSRSHTIFRMIIESREISYDAEADISCDAVRVSVLNLVDLAGSERAAKTGAEGVRLKEGSHINKSLMTLGTVIKKLSEGAESQGGHVPYRDSKLTRILQPALDGNANTAIICNITLAQIHADETKSSLQFASRALHVTNCAHVNEILTDAALLKRQKKEIGELRAKLQGLHSEHLEEEILNLRNTLLTSELERERMALELEEERKAHAERERRLQEQAKKIENLSSMVLCANRDETRDVYKVKRRDTWCPGNLAMETSQELYAAIKERPSDVKCSVADRTMGSLLPFQELVTETSTAAVCKQIKNCGEDELENCLPDPHALRHVTSRRKAPPGNRSLPMKTISDAHIDYLTRKLAEADLLLDAKDKSNALEVNTKSLPDGNRNLRDTDAILVIKQLHEKIAMLEMENSSSQQNLNCTAEVATEKTISVQKNIKKLYEELLLAREEETLVHQAPASSQSDREESGWPINLLSEAQEILEMELQNSEHFVGSISLVLDDLRHCFSVVSNLILDLKPSASQILLEMKSIINSHEKVHSCLRNKIIDLENEKRVLCCQGSELQSKIQELSLQIQNSANSLMSDFFQELSENHEMEKSEFLVQLQNLQKEISSLSSCSLAKEKENIRKDLEKTKLKLKEVEFKLKNAVQEKTKLEGEKACAEREVKRLHGQKTLLERDMSKRDTLFGRRHETTTERSSNMFDQKRAKGTAAVELEMQEEYNKLEVLAFEMDSAIESLEDQLATAHEEKDVITSRSESLALELQELSNELDLTRSELSLLKEEVSVLKTSLEESRVYGQELDSSLNSLLEEKDELSMQVTEALLTMEEEKAIWMSKEKASVEVLEEKTELYTAEISMLSEELLEVRNELENCTKYSKDIEERLRGLEEASLVKCRETSSVVDLTANEPRASDDESQRYIEESMILKLEHELMEQNNKIASLEAQIHKDQITNNKDKAKSRMRLRGTQAKLDSFRIKYEHGVEEMEHMDKRYREASEKLKKQLGLYGTEVLNLKKQLSSLQGRS, encoded by the exons TACAAGGCACAAACCAGGGATATAGTAGCGGCTGCAGTTAAGGGTTTTAATG GAACGGTTTTTGCATATGGACAAACAAGTAGTGGGAAAACTCATACGATGCGAGGATCAAATTCTGAACCTGGAGTTATACCTCTGTCTGTACACGAACTTTTTCACATCATACAACAG GACATGGATCGTGAGTTTCTTTTACGGATGTCATACATGGAAATTTACAACGAGGAGATAAATGATTTGCTAGCTCCCGAGCATCGAAAGTTGCAAATTCATGAAAGTATCGAG CGAGGAATCTTTGTTGCTGGGCTAAGAGAAGAAATTGTAGCATCTGCCGAACATGTCCTTGAACTTATGGAGTTTGGAGAAT CTCATCGTCACATTGGAGAGACCAATATGAATGTATACAGTAGCAGGTCCCACACAATATTTCGCATG ATCATAGAGAGCAGGGAGATAAGTTATGATGCTGAAGCAGATATATCTTGTGATGCAGTTCGGGTCTCTGTCTTG AATTTAGTGGATCTTGCTGGTTCAGAACGTGCTGCAAAGACTGGAGCTGAAGGCGTTCGATTGAAGGAGGGCTCCCATATCAACAAAAGCCTGATGACCTTGGGGACTgtcataaaaaaattgagtgaAGGTGCTGAGAGCCAAGG AGGGCATGTCCCTTATCGAGACAGCAAACTCACACGCATTTTGCAACCCGCATTAGATGGGAATGCAAACACCGCTATCATATGCAACATTACGCTTGCTCAG ATACATGCCGATGAGACAAAAAGCAGTCTTCAATTTGCAAGCAGAGCATTGCATGTGACGAACTGTGCTCATGTAAATGAG ATATTGACTGATGCTGCTTTGCTCAAGCGTCAGAAAAAGGAGATTGGAGAACTTCGAGCCAAATTGCAG GGTTTACATTCAGAACATCtagaagaagaaattttaaaTCTGAGGAATACATTGCTAACG AGTGAGTTGGAAAGAGAGAGAATGGCGTTAGAGCTGGAGGAGGAAAGGAAAGCTCATGCTGAACGAGAGAGAAGATTGCAAGAGCAggcaaaaaaaattgaaaacttGAGTTCAATGGTCTTGTGTGCAAATAGGGATGAAACTCGTGATGTTTATAAG GTAAAAAGGCGGGATACCTGGTGCCCGGGAAATCTTGCCATGGAGACATCACAGGAG TTATATGCTGCCATCAAAGAGAGACCTTCTGATGTGAAATGCTCTGTAGCAGATCGAACAATGGGGTCGCTTCTTCCTTTTCAAGAGTTGGTGACTGAAACAAGTACTGCCGCTGTTTGCAAGCAAATAAAAAATTGTGGAGAAGATGAACTGGAAAACTGTCTACCTGATCCACACGCCTTGCGACATGTCACCAGTAGGCGAAAGGCTCCCCCCGGAAATAGAAGTTTACCAATG AAAACAATTAGTGATGCACATATCGATTATTTAACAAGGAAACTTGCTGAGGCTGATCTTCTTTTGGATGCGAAAGACAAAAGTAATGCACTAGAAGTCAACACAAAATCTCTTCCAGATGGAAATAGAAATTTGAGGGACACAGATGCTATTCTTGTGATAAAACAACTCCACGAGAAG ATTGCAATGTTAGAGATGGAGAATTCCTCAAGTCAGCAAAATTTAAATTGCACAGCTGAAGTAGCAACAGAGAAGACCATATCGGTGCAGAAGAATATTAAAAAG CTTTATGAGGAGCTTCTGCTTGCACGAGAAGAAGAGACTCTAGTTCATCAGGCACCGGCTTCATCTCAGTCTGACAGG GAAGAATCTGGTTGGCCGATCAATCTATTATCGGAAGCCCAAGAGATTCTGGAAATGGAATTACAAAATTCAGAGCACTTTGTTGGGTCCATCTCTTTAGTTTTGGATGACCTTCGCCATTGTTTTTCTGTTGTATCAAACTTGATTCTT GATCTTAAGCCCTCAGCTTCTCAGATCTTGCTTGAAATGAAATCTATAATTAATAGCCATGAGAAAGTACATTCTTGCTTGAGGAACAAAATTATTGATCTTGAGAATGAGAAG CGTGTTCTCTGCTGTCAAGGTTCAGAACTTCAGAGTAAGATACAAGAATTGAGTttacaaattcaaaattctgcaAATTCATTAATG TCAGATTTTTTCCAGGAACTTAGTGAGAATCATGAAATGGAGAAGTCTGAGTTCCTTGTTCAACTTCAAAATCTTCAGAAGGAAATATCCTCCTTGTCATCTTGCTCTTTGGCTAAAGAAAAGGAAAATATTAGAAAGGATTTGGAAAAAACAAAATTGAAGTTAAAAGAGGTAGAATTCAAGCTAAAGAATGCCGTCCAAGAAAAAACAAAACTTGAG GGTGAGAAGGCATGCGCGGAGAGGGAAGTTAAGAGACTGCACGGACAGAAGACACTTCTTGAACGTGATATGAGTAAACGTGATACTCTATTTGGCAGAAGGCATGAGACAACTACAGAAAGGAGTTCAAATATGTTTGATCAGAAACGAGCTAAAGGCACTGCTGCGGTAGAACTGGAAATGCAG GAGGAGTACAATAAACTGGAGGTGCTTGCGTTTGAGATGGATTCCGCTATAGAGTCACTTGAAGATCAACTAGCAACTGCACATGAAGAAAAAGATGTAATCACTTCCAGATCTGAAAGTTTGGCTCTTGAGCTGCAGGAATTGTCTAATGAGTTAGACTTGACACGCTCAGAATTGAGTTTGCTGAAGGAAGAAGTTTCAGTTCTC AAAACAAGTTTGGAAGAATCTAGGGTCTACGGGCAGGAATTGGATAGCTCTCTTAACTCCTTGTTAGAGGAGAAGGATGAGTTATCAATg CAAGTTACCGAAGCCCTTTTAACAATGGAGGAGGAAAAGGCAATATGGATGTCCAAGGAGAAAGCATCTGTCGAAGTCCTTGAAGAAAAGACAGAGTTATATACTGCTGAAATATCCATGCTATCTGAAGAATTGTTGGAG GTGAGAAATGAATTGGAGAATTGTACAAAATATTCGAAGGATATTGAAGAAAGGTTGAGAGGGTTAGAAGAAGCGAGTTTGGTGAAGTGCAG AGAGACATCGTCAGTAGTTGATCTCACAGCCAATGAACCAAGAGCTTCTGATGACGAAAGCCAAAGATATATAGAG GAAAGCATGATCTTGAAGCTAGAGCACGAATTAATGGAGCAGAATAATAAAATTGCTAGTTTGGAAGCCCAAATTCACAAA GATCAAATTACTAACAACAAGGATAAGGCAAAATCAAGAATGAGACTTCGAGGAACACAAGCAAAACTCGACTCTTTTCGTATCAAATACGAGCATGGCGTGGAAGAGATGGAGCACATGGACAAGAGGTACAGAGAAGCTTCAGAAAAGCTGAAGAAACAGTTGGGTTTATATGGTACCGAAGTGTTAAATCTTAAGAAGCAACTCTCATCTTTACAAGGGCGATCATAA
- the LOC140860243 gene encoding kinesin-like protein KIN-7O isoform X3, with translation MQTELCPGLDKMMRKMDRIHVSVRARPLSPEDVKTSPWRISENSIFIPSQQSKFEFDRIFGEESKTEDVYKAQTRDIVAAAVKGFNGTVFAYGQTSSGKTHTMRGSNSEPGVIPLSVHELFHIIQQDMDREFLLRMSYMEIYNEEINDLLAPEHRKLQIHESIERGIFVAGLREEIVASAEHVLELMEFGESHRHIGETNMNVYSSRSHTIFRMIIESREISYDAEADISCDAVRVSVLNLVDLAGSERAAKTGAEGVRLKEGSHINKSLMTLGTVIKKLSEGAESQGGHVPYRDSKLTRILQPALDGNANTAIICNITLAQIHADETKSSLQFASRALHVTNCAHVNEILTDAALLKRQKKEIGELRAKLQGLHSEHLEEEILNLRNTLLTSELERERMALELEEERKAHAERERRLQEQAKKIENLSSMVLCANRDETRDVYKVKRRDTWCPGNLAMETSQELYAAIKERPSDVKCSVADRTMGSLLPFQELVTETSTAAVCKQIKNCGEDELENCLPDPHALRHVTSRRKAPPGNRSLPMKTISDAHIDYLTRKLAEADLLLDAKDKSNALEVNTKSLPDGNRNLRDTDAILVIKQLHEKIAMLEMENSSSQQNLNCTAEVATEKTISVQKNIKKLYEELLLAREEETLVHQAPASSQSDREESGWPINLLSEAQEILEMELQNSEHFVGSISLVLDDLRHCFSVVSNLILDLKPSASQILLEMKSIINSHEKVHSCLRNKIIDLENEKRVLCCQGSELQSKIQELSLQIQNSANSLMSDFFQELSENHEMEKSEFLVQLQNLQKEISSLSSCSLAKEKENIRKDLEKTKLKLKEVEFKLKNAVQEKTKLEGEKACAEREVKRLHGQKTLLERDMSKRDTLFGRRHETTTERSSNMFDQKRAKGTAAVELEMQEEYNKLEVLAFEMDSAIESLEDQLATAHEEKDVITSRSESLALELQELSNELDLTRSELSLLKEEVSVLKTSLEESRVYGQELDSSLNSLLEEKDELSMQVTEALLTMEEEKAIWMSKEKASVEVLEEKTELYTAEISMLSEELLEVRNELENCTKYSKDIEERLRGLEEASLVKCRETSSVVDLTANEPRASDDESQRYIEDQITNNKDKAKSRMRLRGTQAKLDSFRIKYEHGVEEMEHMDKRYREASEKLKKQLGLYGTEVLNLKKQLSSLQGRS, from the exons TACAAGGCACAAACCAGGGATATAGTAGCGGCTGCAGTTAAGGGTTTTAATG GAACGGTTTTTGCATATGGACAAACAAGTAGTGGGAAAACTCATACGATGCGAGGATCAAATTCTGAACCTGGAGTTATACCTCTGTCTGTACACGAACTTTTTCACATCATACAACAG GACATGGATCGTGAGTTTCTTTTACGGATGTCATACATGGAAATTTACAACGAGGAGATAAATGATTTGCTAGCTCCCGAGCATCGAAAGTTGCAAATTCATGAAAGTATCGAG CGAGGAATCTTTGTTGCTGGGCTAAGAGAAGAAATTGTAGCATCTGCCGAACATGTCCTTGAACTTATGGAGTTTGGAGAAT CTCATCGTCACATTGGAGAGACCAATATGAATGTATACAGTAGCAGGTCCCACACAATATTTCGCATG ATCATAGAGAGCAGGGAGATAAGTTATGATGCTGAAGCAGATATATCTTGTGATGCAGTTCGGGTCTCTGTCTTG AATTTAGTGGATCTTGCTGGTTCAGAACGTGCTGCAAAGACTGGAGCTGAAGGCGTTCGATTGAAGGAGGGCTCCCATATCAACAAAAGCCTGATGACCTTGGGGACTgtcataaaaaaattgagtgaAGGTGCTGAGAGCCAAGG AGGGCATGTCCCTTATCGAGACAGCAAACTCACACGCATTTTGCAACCCGCATTAGATGGGAATGCAAACACCGCTATCATATGCAACATTACGCTTGCTCAG ATACATGCCGATGAGACAAAAAGCAGTCTTCAATTTGCAAGCAGAGCATTGCATGTGACGAACTGTGCTCATGTAAATGAG ATATTGACTGATGCTGCTTTGCTCAAGCGTCAGAAAAAGGAGATTGGAGAACTTCGAGCCAAATTGCAG GGTTTACATTCAGAACATCtagaagaagaaattttaaaTCTGAGGAATACATTGCTAACG AGTGAGTTGGAAAGAGAGAGAATGGCGTTAGAGCTGGAGGAGGAAAGGAAAGCTCATGCTGAACGAGAGAGAAGATTGCAAGAGCAggcaaaaaaaattgaaaacttGAGTTCAATGGTCTTGTGTGCAAATAGGGATGAAACTCGTGATGTTTATAAG GTAAAAAGGCGGGATACCTGGTGCCCGGGAAATCTTGCCATGGAGACATCACAGGAG TTATATGCTGCCATCAAAGAGAGACCTTCTGATGTGAAATGCTCTGTAGCAGATCGAACAATGGGGTCGCTTCTTCCTTTTCAAGAGTTGGTGACTGAAACAAGTACTGCCGCTGTTTGCAAGCAAATAAAAAATTGTGGAGAAGATGAACTGGAAAACTGTCTACCTGATCCACACGCCTTGCGACATGTCACCAGTAGGCGAAAGGCTCCCCCCGGAAATAGAAGTTTACCAATG AAAACAATTAGTGATGCACATATCGATTATTTAACAAGGAAACTTGCTGAGGCTGATCTTCTTTTGGATGCGAAAGACAAAAGTAATGCACTAGAAGTCAACACAAAATCTCTTCCAGATGGAAATAGAAATTTGAGGGACACAGATGCTATTCTTGTGATAAAACAACTCCACGAGAAG ATTGCAATGTTAGAGATGGAGAATTCCTCAAGTCAGCAAAATTTAAATTGCACAGCTGAAGTAGCAACAGAGAAGACCATATCGGTGCAGAAGAATATTAAAAAG CTTTATGAGGAGCTTCTGCTTGCACGAGAAGAAGAGACTCTAGTTCATCAGGCACCGGCTTCATCTCAGTCTGACAGG GAAGAATCTGGTTGGCCGATCAATCTATTATCGGAAGCCCAAGAGATTCTGGAAATGGAATTACAAAATTCAGAGCACTTTGTTGGGTCCATCTCTTTAGTTTTGGATGACCTTCGCCATTGTTTTTCTGTTGTATCAAACTTGATTCTT GATCTTAAGCCCTCAGCTTCTCAGATCTTGCTTGAAATGAAATCTATAATTAATAGCCATGAGAAAGTACATTCTTGCTTGAGGAACAAAATTATTGATCTTGAGAATGAGAAG CGTGTTCTCTGCTGTCAAGGTTCAGAACTTCAGAGTAAGATACAAGAATTGAGTttacaaattcaaaattctgcaAATTCATTAATG TCAGATTTTTTCCAGGAACTTAGTGAGAATCATGAAATGGAGAAGTCTGAGTTCCTTGTTCAACTTCAAAATCTTCAGAAGGAAATATCCTCCTTGTCATCTTGCTCTTTGGCTAAAGAAAAGGAAAATATTAGAAAGGATTTGGAAAAAACAAAATTGAAGTTAAAAGAGGTAGAATTCAAGCTAAAGAATGCCGTCCAAGAAAAAACAAAACTTGAG GGTGAGAAGGCATGCGCGGAGAGGGAAGTTAAGAGACTGCACGGACAGAAGACACTTCTTGAACGTGATATGAGTAAACGTGATACTCTATTTGGCAGAAGGCATGAGACAACTACAGAAAGGAGTTCAAATATGTTTGATCAGAAACGAGCTAAAGGCACTGCTGCGGTAGAACTGGAAATGCAG GAGGAGTACAATAAACTGGAGGTGCTTGCGTTTGAGATGGATTCCGCTATAGAGTCACTTGAAGATCAACTAGCAACTGCACATGAAGAAAAAGATGTAATCACTTCCAGATCTGAAAGTTTGGCTCTTGAGCTGCAGGAATTGTCTAATGAGTTAGACTTGACACGCTCAGAATTGAGTTTGCTGAAGGAAGAAGTTTCAGTTCTC AAAACAAGTTTGGAAGAATCTAGGGTCTACGGGCAGGAATTGGATAGCTCTCTTAACTCCTTGTTAGAGGAGAAGGATGAGTTATCAATg CAAGTTACCGAAGCCCTTTTAACAATGGAGGAGGAAAAGGCAATATGGATGTCCAAGGAGAAAGCATCTGTCGAAGTCCTTGAAGAAAAGACAGAGTTATATACTGCTGAAATATCCATGCTATCTGAAGAATTGTTGGAG GTGAGAAATGAATTGGAGAATTGTACAAAATATTCGAAGGATATTGAAGAAAGGTTGAGAGGGTTAGAAGAAGCGAGTTTGGTGAAGTGCAG AGAGACATCGTCAGTAGTTGATCTCACAGCCAATGAACCAAGAGCTTCTGATGACGAAAGCCAAAGATATATAGAG GATCAAATTACTAACAACAAGGATAAGGCAAAATCAAGAATGAGACTTCGAGGAACACAAGCAAAACTCGACTCTTTTCGTATCAAATACGAGCATGGCGTGGAAGAGATGGAGCACATGGACAAGAGGTACAGAGAAGCTTCAGAAAAGCTGAAGAAACAGTTGGGTTTATATGGTACCGAAGTGTTAAATCTTAAGAAGCAACTCTCATCTTTACAAGGGCGATCATAA
- the LOC140860243 gene encoding kinesin-like protein KIN-7O isoform X2 — protein MQTELCPGLDKMMRKMDRIHVSVRARPLSPEDVKTSPWRISENSIFIPSQQSKFEFDRIFGEESKTEDVYKAQTRDIVAAAVKGFNGTVFAYGQTSSGKTHTMRGSNSEPGVIPLSVHELFHIIQQDMDREFLLRMSYMEIYNEEINDLLAPEHRKLQIHESIERGIFVAGLREEIVASAEHVLELMEFGESHRHIGETNMNVYSSRSHTIFRMIIESREISYDAEADISCDAVRVSVLNLVDLAGSERAAKTGAEGVRLKEGSHINKSLMTLGTVIKKLSEGAESQGGHVPYRDSKLTRILQPALDGNANTAIICNITLAQIHADETKSSLQFASRALHVTNCAHVNEILTDAALLKRQKKEIGELRAKLQGLHSEHLEEEILNLRNTLLTSELERERMALELEEERKAHAERERRLQEQAKKIENLSSMVLCANRDETRDVYKVKRRDTWCPGNLAMETSQELYAAIKERPSDVKCSVADRTMGSLLPFQELVTETSTAAVCKQIKNCGEDELENCLPDPHALRHVTSRRKAPPGNRSLPMKTISDAHIDYLTRKLAEADLLLDAKDKSNALEVNTKSLPDGNRNLRDTDAILVIKQLHEKIAMLEMENSSSQQNLNCTAEVATEKTISVQKNIKKLYEELLLAREEETLVHQAPASSQSDREESGWPINLLSEAQEILEMELQNSEHFVGSISLVLDDLRHCFSVVSNLILDLKPSASQILLEMKSIINSHEKVHSCLRNKIIDLENEKRVLCCQGSELQSKIQELSLQIQNSANSLMELSENHEMEKSEFLVQLQNLQKEISSLSSCSLAKEKENIRKDLEKTKLKLKEVEFKLKNAVQEKTKLEGEKACAEREVKRLHGQKTLLERDMSKRDTLFGRRHETTTERSSNMFDQKRAKGTAAVELEMQEEYNKLEVLAFEMDSAIESLEDQLATAHEEKDVITSRSESLALELQELSNELDLTRSELSLLKEEVSVLKTSLEESRVYGQELDSSLNSLLEEKDELSMQVTEALLTMEEEKAIWMSKEKASVEVLEEKTELYTAEISMLSEELLEVRNELENCTKYSKDIEERLRGLEEASLVKCRETSSVVDLTANEPRASDDESQRYIEESMILKLEHELMEQNNKIASLEAQIHKDQITNNKDKAKSRMRLRGTQAKLDSFRIKYEHGVEEMEHMDKRYREASEKLKKQLGLYGTEVLNLKKQLSSLQGRS, from the exons TACAAGGCACAAACCAGGGATATAGTAGCGGCTGCAGTTAAGGGTTTTAATG GAACGGTTTTTGCATATGGACAAACAAGTAGTGGGAAAACTCATACGATGCGAGGATCAAATTCTGAACCTGGAGTTATACCTCTGTCTGTACACGAACTTTTTCACATCATACAACAG GACATGGATCGTGAGTTTCTTTTACGGATGTCATACATGGAAATTTACAACGAGGAGATAAATGATTTGCTAGCTCCCGAGCATCGAAAGTTGCAAATTCATGAAAGTATCGAG CGAGGAATCTTTGTTGCTGGGCTAAGAGAAGAAATTGTAGCATCTGCCGAACATGTCCTTGAACTTATGGAGTTTGGAGAAT CTCATCGTCACATTGGAGAGACCAATATGAATGTATACAGTAGCAGGTCCCACACAATATTTCGCATG ATCATAGAGAGCAGGGAGATAAGTTATGATGCTGAAGCAGATATATCTTGTGATGCAGTTCGGGTCTCTGTCTTG AATTTAGTGGATCTTGCTGGTTCAGAACGTGCTGCAAAGACTGGAGCTGAAGGCGTTCGATTGAAGGAGGGCTCCCATATCAACAAAAGCCTGATGACCTTGGGGACTgtcataaaaaaattgagtgaAGGTGCTGAGAGCCAAGG AGGGCATGTCCCTTATCGAGACAGCAAACTCACACGCATTTTGCAACCCGCATTAGATGGGAATGCAAACACCGCTATCATATGCAACATTACGCTTGCTCAG ATACATGCCGATGAGACAAAAAGCAGTCTTCAATTTGCAAGCAGAGCATTGCATGTGACGAACTGTGCTCATGTAAATGAG ATATTGACTGATGCTGCTTTGCTCAAGCGTCAGAAAAAGGAGATTGGAGAACTTCGAGCCAAATTGCAG GGTTTACATTCAGAACATCtagaagaagaaattttaaaTCTGAGGAATACATTGCTAACG AGTGAGTTGGAAAGAGAGAGAATGGCGTTAGAGCTGGAGGAGGAAAGGAAAGCTCATGCTGAACGAGAGAGAAGATTGCAAGAGCAggcaaaaaaaattgaaaacttGAGTTCAATGGTCTTGTGTGCAAATAGGGATGAAACTCGTGATGTTTATAAG GTAAAAAGGCGGGATACCTGGTGCCCGGGAAATCTTGCCATGGAGACATCACAGGAG TTATATGCTGCCATCAAAGAGAGACCTTCTGATGTGAAATGCTCTGTAGCAGATCGAACAATGGGGTCGCTTCTTCCTTTTCAAGAGTTGGTGACTGAAACAAGTACTGCCGCTGTTTGCAAGCAAATAAAAAATTGTGGAGAAGATGAACTGGAAAACTGTCTACCTGATCCACACGCCTTGCGACATGTCACCAGTAGGCGAAAGGCTCCCCCCGGAAATAGAAGTTTACCAATG AAAACAATTAGTGATGCACATATCGATTATTTAACAAGGAAACTTGCTGAGGCTGATCTTCTTTTGGATGCGAAAGACAAAAGTAATGCACTAGAAGTCAACACAAAATCTCTTCCAGATGGAAATAGAAATTTGAGGGACACAGATGCTATTCTTGTGATAAAACAACTCCACGAGAAG ATTGCAATGTTAGAGATGGAGAATTCCTCAAGTCAGCAAAATTTAAATTGCACAGCTGAAGTAGCAACAGAGAAGACCATATCGGTGCAGAAGAATATTAAAAAG CTTTATGAGGAGCTTCTGCTTGCACGAGAAGAAGAGACTCTAGTTCATCAGGCACCGGCTTCATCTCAGTCTGACAGG GAAGAATCTGGTTGGCCGATCAATCTATTATCGGAAGCCCAAGAGATTCTGGAAATGGAATTACAAAATTCAGAGCACTTTGTTGGGTCCATCTCTTTAGTTTTGGATGACCTTCGCCATTGTTTTTCTGTTGTATCAAACTTGATTCTT GATCTTAAGCCCTCAGCTTCTCAGATCTTGCTTGAAATGAAATCTATAATTAATAGCCATGAGAAAGTACATTCTTGCTTGAGGAACAAAATTATTGATCTTGAGAATGAGAAG CGTGTTCTCTGCTGTCAAGGTTCAGAACTTCAGAGTAAGATACAAGAATTGAGTttacaaattcaaaattctgcaAATTCATTAATG GAACTTAGTGAGAATCATGAAATGGAGAAGTCTGAGTTCCTTGTTCAACTTCAAAATCTTCAGAAGGAAATATCCTCCTTGTCATCTTGCTCTTTGGCTAAAGAAAAGGAAAATATTAGAAAGGATTTGGAAAAAACAAAATTGAAGTTAAAAGAGGTAGAATTCAAGCTAAAGAATGCCGTCCAAGAAAAAACAAAACTTGAG GGTGAGAAGGCATGCGCGGAGAGGGAAGTTAAGAGACTGCACGGACAGAAGACACTTCTTGAACGTGATATGAGTAAACGTGATACTCTATTTGGCAGAAGGCATGAGACAACTACAGAAAGGAGTTCAAATATGTTTGATCAGAAACGAGCTAAAGGCACTGCTGCGGTAGAACTGGAAATGCAG GAGGAGTACAATAAACTGGAGGTGCTTGCGTTTGAGATGGATTCCGCTATAGAGTCACTTGAAGATCAACTAGCAACTGCACATGAAGAAAAAGATGTAATCACTTCCAGATCTGAAAGTTTGGCTCTTGAGCTGCAGGAATTGTCTAATGAGTTAGACTTGACACGCTCAGAATTGAGTTTGCTGAAGGAAGAAGTTTCAGTTCTC AAAACAAGTTTGGAAGAATCTAGGGTCTACGGGCAGGAATTGGATAGCTCTCTTAACTCCTTGTTAGAGGAGAAGGATGAGTTATCAATg CAAGTTACCGAAGCCCTTTTAACAATGGAGGAGGAAAAGGCAATATGGATGTCCAAGGAGAAAGCATCTGTCGAAGTCCTTGAAGAAAAGACAGAGTTATATACTGCTGAAATATCCATGCTATCTGAAGAATTGTTGGAG GTGAGAAATGAATTGGAGAATTGTACAAAATATTCGAAGGATATTGAAGAAAGGTTGAGAGGGTTAGAAGAAGCGAGTTTGGTGAAGTGCAG AGAGACATCGTCAGTAGTTGATCTCACAGCCAATGAACCAAGAGCTTCTGATGACGAAAGCCAAAGATATATAGAG GAAAGCATGATCTTGAAGCTAGAGCACGAATTAATGGAGCAGAATAATAAAATTGCTAGTTTGGAAGCCCAAATTCACAAA GATCAAATTACTAACAACAAGGATAAGGCAAAATCAAGAATGAGACTTCGAGGAACACAAGCAAAACTCGACTCTTTTCGTATCAAATACGAGCATGGCGTGGAAGAGATGGAGCACATGGACAAGAGGTACAGAGAAGCTTCAGAAAAGCTGAAGAAACAGTTGGGTTTATATGGTACCGAAGTGTTAAATCTTAAGAAGCAACTCTCATCTTTACAAGGGCGATCATAA